One Tolypothrix bouteillei VB521301 DNA window includes the following coding sequences:
- a CDS encoding DUF1361 domain-containing protein: protein MKEELIELIARVIQVLQINMRWMTWNLFLAFIPLALSVWLFRMKRGRSWVWWLGFLVFFAFLPNAPYLLTDVIHLIDDIRTIQSIWMITLVLIPLYLLVILAGFEAYVVSLINLGYYLHRIGKSQWILGVEMMTHALCAIGVYWGRFLRFNSWDFVTQLDTVLTKGIEEILGKQPLVIIAITFAVLAVLHWIMKRVTLGFTRQGKSEMIVNPKHVHSDTPNI, encoded by the coding sequence ATGAAAGAGGAACTGATTGAATTGATAGCTAGAGTCATACAAGTCCTGCAAATTAACATGCGTTGGATGACTTGGAATCTATTTCTGGCATTTATACCATTGGCTTTGAGTGTTTGGCTATTTCGCATGAAGCGAGGACGGTCTTGGGTTTGGTGGCTCGGATTCCTGGTGTTCTTTGCTTTTCTACCTAATGCACCTTACCTGTTAACCGATGTCATTCACTTGATAGATGATATCCGTACAATCCAATCAATATGGATGATTACCCTTGTACTGATCCCGTTGTATCTACTAGTTATCCTAGCAGGATTTGAAGCTTACGTTGTTTCTTTAATTAACTTAGGTTATTACCTGCATAGGATAGGCAAGAGCCAATGGATTTTAGGCGTTGAGATGATGACTCATGCTCTCTGTGCTATTGGGGTGTATTGGGGGAGATTCTTGCGCTTCAATAGTTGGGATTTTGTCACTCAATTGGACACCGTGCTGACCAAAGGCATAGAAGAAATTTTGGGGAAACAACCTTTAGTCATTATTGCTATTACTTTTGCAGTACTAGCAGTTTTGCATTGGATTATGAAACGGGTGACTTTGGGGTTTACCAGGCAAGGCAAAAGTGAGATGATTGTCAACCCAAAACACGTTCACTCCGATACACCCAATATTTAA
- a CDS encoding ATP synthase subunit I, with the protein MLRLHSAMLERSSLIELEQLHLEGFSRINTINTDETAKSDRILSEDIKPTQKIDAETQSVSNEITDTGSSMEEFYQLAQELLFITLALIGISFGCVWFFYSANIALNYLIGACAGLLYLRMLVKDVERLGSEKKQLSKARFALLIVLSILASRLEQLEILPIFLGFLTYKITIMLYVIRTSLPSFSR; encoded by the coding sequence ATGTTAAGACTCCACAGCGCTATGCTAGAACGCTCTTCATTAATCGAGTTAGAGCAATTACACTTAGAGGGCTTTTCTAGAATTAATACAATTAATACAGATGAGACTGCGAAAAGCGATCGCATCTTATCTGAAGACATTAAACCAACACAAAAAATCGACGCGGAAACTCAATCTGTTTCTAATGAGATAACAGACACGGGTTCCTCAATGGAAGAGTTTTACCAACTCGCGCAAGAGTTGCTGTTCATAACTCTTGCCTTGATAGGAATTTCTTTTGGCTGCGTGTGGTTTTTTTATTCTGCCAACATTGCCTTAAACTATTTAATTGGGGCTTGTGCGGGGCTATTGTACTTGAGGATGTTGGTTAAAGATGTAGAGCGATTGGGCTCAGAAAAAAAACAACTTAGCAAAGCTCGCTTCGCTTTGTTGATAGTGTTAAGTATATTGGCAAGTCGATTGGAGCAATTGGAAATCCTGCCAATATTTTTGGGGTTTCTTACCTATAAAATCACAATTATGCTTTATGTGATTAGGACTTCCTTACCGTCTTTCTCTCGCTAA
- a CDS encoding universal stress protein has translation MLHKILVALDTSSSSRSVFEEALTLAKALQANLTLLHVLSQVEEGSPDTSLLSSPEYYVGLGLSTEILQIQRQQWEEFINRGMEMLRSLTDEATAIGISCEWTQQPGSPGHTICEFATQNGFDLIVIGRRGRSGLSELFLGSVSNYVLHHASCSVLTVQHPVTASKIKTARSEPAPSI, from the coding sequence ATGTTACACAAAATACTGGTTGCATTAGACACATCTAGTAGCAGTAGGAGCGTCTTTGAGGAAGCACTTACCTTGGCGAAGGCTTTACAAGCTAACCTGACGTTGTTGCACGTACTATCGCAAGTAGAAGAGGGAAGCCCAGATACTTCTTTACTGTCGAGCCCTGAATACTATGTAGGACTGGGGTTGAGCACCGAAATTTTGCAAATACAGCGCCAACAGTGGGAGGAGTTCATTAATCGGGGAATGGAAATGTTGCGATCGCTTACAGATGAAGCAACTGCCATTGGTATAAGTTGTGAATGGACTCAACAGCCTGGTAGTCCCGGTCATACCATCTGCGAGTTTGCCACACAAAATGGATTTGACTTAATTGTAATCGGACGTAGGGGTCGCTCCGGTCTGTCTGAGTTGTTTTTAGGTAGCGTCAGCAATTACGTTCTGCACCATGCCTCTTGTTCTGTCTTGACTGTACAGCATCCTGTGACTGCAAGTAAAATTAAAACTGCACGGTCAGAACCAGCACCATCCATCTAA
- a CDS encoding Rpn family recombination-promoting nuclease/putative transposase, with translation MTADPLFYEIFKEIPELFFEFIGHSETDPSIYKFSAQEIKQRGFRLDGLLSTPETYPDEPIYFIEAQSYKDDNFYNQFVAKVILYLTQYQPPNKTWYAVIIYNTKSNEGNFPEYLSFFKAHLRCFYLDELAKTPNQSLAVGVMRLIVEKKTPSKTGELARKLMSQAQQELSNAILKEKVLEFIQAVVIDKFANLSREEIATMLGLDSLKNTRVYQEAKQEGIQTTKLEMIPILLELGLTIEQIAERLKLDVETVRKNAQ, from the coding sequence ATGACAGCAGATCCATTATTTTATGAAATCTTCAAAGAAATTCCAGAGTTATTCTTTGAATTCATTGGTCACTCAGAAACAGACCCCAGTATTTACAAATTTAGCGCTCAAGAAATTAAACAGAGAGGGTTTCGTTTAGATGGGCTGCTTTCAACCCCAGAGACTTATCCAGATGAGCCAATCTACTTTATAGAAGCGCAGTCTTATAAAGATGATAATTTCTACAACCAATTTGTGGCAAAAGTCATTCTTTATTTAACCCAATATCAACCTCCCAATAAAACTTGGTACGCTGTCATCATTTATAATACAAAAAGTAATGAAGGCAATTTTCCAGAATATTTAAGTTTTTTTAAAGCACATTTACGTTGCTTCTACCTTGATGAGTTGGCAAAAACGCCCAATCAGTCGTTAGCAGTGGGAGTTATGCGTTTAATAGTCGAAAAGAAAACGCCTTCAAAAACCGGAGAACTCGCCAGAAAACTTATGAGTCAAGCCCAACAGGAGCTAAGCAATGCCATCTTGAAGGAAAAGGTTTTAGAATTTATTCAAGCAGTGGTCATTGATAAGTTTGCTAACTTAAGTCGGGAGGAAATAGCAACTATGCTAGGTTTAGATTCTTTAAAAAATACGAGAGTTTATCAAGAAGCGAAACAAGAAGGTATACAGACGACTAAGCTAGAAATGATACCAATCTTATTAGAGCTAGGGTTAACGATTGAGCAGATTGCGGAACGCTTAAAGCTAGACGTGGAAACTGTCCGAAAAAACGCTCAATAG
- a CDS encoding GDSL-type esterase/lipase family protein produces MIIQNQARYLLDTNKSRKCTSKKTFRGLWGYLGIAAIILCFLPINAATAATKVMSLGDSLCEGNIAVLRSKVASTKFGSTIDWVGTKKDGAYKKDPDHECHGGWSAAQVLQQPGAKVRLPSWEGKPGSVRNWVQDTKPDVVLMMLGTNDFFGTDVRGDNTSSVLTKSLQGIIDEIFLIRPNARIVVASIPPFKWDVQKGVDANKTRTAANAFLKNRVKELSQQGKRIIFLDMHAAIITRMNRVDVFNSDGVHFNDEGNKFVAEMWTRALKDIL; encoded by the coding sequence ATGATTATCCAAAATCAAGCCCGTTATTTGTTAGACACGAATAAGAGTCGCAAATGCACAAGTAAAAAAACATTTAGAGGTCTGTGGGGTTATTTAGGTATAGCCGCCATAATATTATGTTTTCTCCCAATTAACGCTGCTACTGCGGCTACGAAAGTGATGTCCTTGGGCGACTCTCTCTGTGAGGGCAATATTGCTGTTTTGCGTAGTAAGGTAGCCAGTACCAAATTTGGCTCTACTATAGATTGGGTAGGAACCAAAAAAGACGGTGCATATAAGAAGGACCCAGATCACGAATGCCATGGTGGGTGGTCGGCGGCGCAAGTTTTGCAACAACCGGGTGCAAAAGTTCGTCTTCCCTCTTGGGAGGGAAAGCCGGGAAGCGTTCGGAACTGGGTTCAAGACACTAAGCCTGATGTCGTGCTGATGATGCTCGGTACCAATGATTTCTTTGGCACTGATGTTAGAGGGGATAATACCTCTAGCGTTCTGACAAAATCTCTTCAAGGGATTATTGATGAAATCTTCTTGATACGTCCTAATGCCAGAATTGTAGTCGCCTCAATTCCCCCCTTTAAATGGGATGTTCAAAAGGGCGTTGATGCCAATAAAACGAGAACTGCAGCTAACGCATTTCTTAAGAATCGTGTCAAAGAACTTTCCCAACAAGGAAAGCGAATCATCTTTCTTGATATGCATGCTGCAATAATTACTCGCATGAATCGGGTTGATGTTTTTAATAGTGATGGCGTTCACTTTAATGATGAGGGGAATAAGTTTGTTGCCGAGATGTGGACTCGCGCTCTAAAAGATATACTTTAA
- a CDS encoding putative PEP-binding protein has product MDKLYWLDRIKLQDRTKVGDKAFQLSKLIQRGYPVLPGFVVSAGVLREFLETLNSSEALVADLPHSSFHLDVANWRQLQQVARRFRQEITQANLPPRLLGAILEAVREQESKDLNLLIFRPSVVAPTAKQGLGNVSGLLEAQVCSYNEQAIAFALKQAWSQMFRAKSLLYWQWAGVELRQINLGVLVQPFRNAIASGVLNATSSEWEILATWGLGMSISQGEVLPDVFYIQPDTGNVREREIGNKTIAYRTSNASSIMMSEASYIVTDLLAEEKQKQYALTEEYLQQLVHLAGQLVKEIGANFTIEWTISNESTTGVLYITHISTPQSAIPNVSPIKGLAAATGRVSANAYVINNSQLKPEKIPNGAILVLPNITPDWLSLLQYVTGIVTEQGGLTSHAAILARELSIPAVVSVKDATKIIQTGERLQIDGDKGEIYHIARGEEEIKQEDAPVENEKFKVQSLEGLPQSLTFSHSLQLPIIATQLLVNLSQPSAIAKVHTLPVDGVGLLRSELMVLNILEGKHPSVWIGEGERAQLLERWYDAIAQFARAFEPKPVFYRSLDWRSHELQSLENSSPTAIQSVLGERGTYSYLINPTVFELELAALAKVQRAGYSNIHLLLPFVRTVEEFSFCRQKVEQAKLTQVRQFQLWIMAEVPSVLFLMPEYVRAGVQGISIGTNDLTQLLLGVDREQGHLAKAFNESHPVVMDAIAQLIQMAQKANIPCSICGQAPVLYPEIIEQLVRWGITSISVEPDAVEQTYRAIARAEQRVILEAARRQLKDEG; this is encoded by the coding sequence GTGGACAAACTCTACTGGCTCGATCGAATTAAACTACAAGACCGCACCAAGGTTGGTGATAAAGCATTTCAGTTGAGCAAATTAATACAGCGAGGATATCCAGTACTTCCTGGTTTTGTGGTGTCAGCAGGAGTTCTGCGGGAATTTTTAGAAACTCTCAATAGTTCAGAAGCACTCGTTGCAGATCTACCTCACTCTTCCTTTCATCTAGATGTAGCAAACTGGCGTCAACTTCAACAAGTGGCTAGGCGCTTTCGTCAAGAAATTACTCAAGCCAATTTACCTCCGCGTTTGCTTGGCGCTATCTTGGAAGCGGTGAGAGAACAAGAAAGTAAAGACCTCAATCTCCTCATTTTCAGACCCTCTGTTGTCGCGCCAACTGCAAAACAGGGATTGGGTAATGTATCTGGACTGCTCGAAGCTCAAGTTTGTTCGTATAACGAACAAGCTATTGCATTTGCTTTGAAGCAAGCTTGGAGCCAAATGTTTCGCGCTAAGAGTTTACTTTACTGGCAATGGGCGGGAGTCGAACTCAGACAAATCAATTTAGGAGTTTTGGTACAACCTTTCAGAAATGCGATCGCGAGTGGTGTACTAAATGCCACTTCTTCAGAATGGGAAATTTTGGCGACTTGGGGATTGGGAATGTCAATTTCTCAAGGAGAAGTTTTACCAGATGTTTTTTACATCCAACCAGATACTGGCAATGTACGAGAACGGGAAATAGGTAATAAAACTATAGCTTACCGAACCTCTAATGCATCATCAATTATGATGTCTGAAGCTTCCTATATTGTAACTGACCTGCTTGCAGAAGAGAAACAAAAACAATATGCACTGACAGAGGAATATTTACAGCAACTCGTTCATCTAGCAGGTCAGCTAGTTAAAGAAATAGGTGCAAACTTCACAATAGAATGGACGATTTCTAATGAAAGCACAACAGGAGTTCTGTACATAACACACATCAGTACTCCTCAATCTGCTATTCCTAATGTCTCCCCAATCAAAGGGTTGGCTGCAGCAACAGGACGGGTGTCAGCAAATGCTTATGTTATTAATAATTCACAATTAAAGCCAGAAAAAATACCCAATGGAGCGATTTTGGTTTTACCAAACATAACTCCTGATTGGTTATCGCTTCTACAATATGTGACGGGGATTGTGACAGAGCAAGGAGGGTTAACCAGTCATGCGGCTATTCTTGCCAGAGAATTAAGTATCCCTGCGGTAGTTAGTGTAAAAGATGCCACAAAAATCATTCAAACAGGGGAACGATTGCAAATAGATGGTGATAAGGGAGAAATTTATCATATTGCACGAGGAGAAGAAGAAATAAAACAAGAGGACGCACCAGTTGAAAATGAAAAATTCAAAGTCCAAAGTTTGGAAGGGCTTCCTCAGTCTCTAACTTTCTCTCATTCTTTACAGCTACCCATTATTGCGACTCAACTGCTTGTAAATCTGAGTCAACCCAGCGCGATCGCAAAGGTACATACTTTACCTGTGGATGGTGTAGGGTTATTAAGATCGGAGCTGATGGTTCTCAATATATTGGAAGGAAAACACCCCAGTGTTTGGATTGGGGAAGGAGAACGAGCACAATTATTGGAAAGGTGGTACGATGCGATCGCCCAATTTGCCCGTGCTTTTGAACCAAAACCCGTGTTTTATCGATCTTTAGATTGGCGATCGCACGAACTGCAATCGCTAGAAAACAGTTCACCGACTGCCATACAATCGGTATTGGGAGAGCGCGGTACCTATAGTTACCTGATAAATCCTACAGTTTTTGAGTTAGAGCTAGCAGCTTTAGCAAAGGTACAGAGAGCAGGTTATAGCAATATTCATCTTTTGTTACCTTTCGTTCGCACAGTCGAAGAGTTCTCATTTTGTCGCCAAAAAGTTGAGCAGGCGAAGTTAACTCAGGTAAGACAGTTCCAATTGTGGATTATGGCGGAAGTTCCCAGCGTTCTTTTCTTAATGCCAGAATATGTTAGAGCTGGGGTACAAGGAATTTCTATTGGTACAAACGATCTAACACAACTTTTACTGGGAGTCGATAGAGAACAAGGACACTTGGCAAAAGCATTTAATGAAAGCCATCCCGTTGTGATGGATGCGATCGCCCAGCTGATCCAAATGGCACAAAAGGCAAATATTCCCTGTTCGATCTGCGGACAAGCACCCGTCTTATATCCTGAAATTATTGAGCAACTGGTGCGATGGGGTATTACTTCTATCTCTGTAGAACCAGATGCAGTAGAACAGACATATAGAGCGATCGCGCGTGCTGAGCAAAGGGTGATTTTGGAAGCAGCGCGACGACAACTGAAGGATGAAGGATGA
- a CDS encoding MgtC/SapB family protein — MPPIYYIASNDWLNITFRLCFALLIGAIVGIERQLTHKPAGLRTHMLVSFGAALFSLIVLQSNVSQSVTGSEALSRVIQGIATGVGFIGAGEILRQSSHESNRMEIQGLTSAAAIWVSAALGIAAGSGLWQLGLIGAFLCLLVLSVFKRFERH, encoded by the coding sequence TTGCCCCCTATTTACTACATTGCATCAAATGATTGGTTAAACATAACCTTCAGACTGTGCTTTGCTTTGCTGATTGGGGCAATTGTTGGGATCGAACGTCAATTGACCCATAAACCTGCGGGTTTGAGAACTCATATGTTGGTGAGTTTTGGTGCTGCTCTGTTCAGTTTAATAGTCCTACAATCGAATGTATCTCAATCGGTGACTGGATCTGAAGCTCTATCACGAGTCATTCAGGGCATTGCAACTGGTGTAGGATTTATTGGTGCCGGAGAAATCTTACGTCAATCTTCTCACGAATCAAACCGAATGGAAATCCAAGGGCTAACTTCAGCAGCGGCTATTTGGGTTTCCGCCGCTCTCGGAATTGCTGCTGGTTCTGGTTTGTGGCAGCTTGGATTAATAGGAGCATTCTTATGTTTGTTAGTTTTAAGTGTTTTTAAACGATTTGAAAGACATTAG
- a CDS encoding 2-isopropylmalate synthase, with translation MSISSTDRIVIFDTTLRDGEQSPGATLNVEEKLAIAHQLALLGVDAIEAGFAIASPGDFEAVRTIAEQVGGVPGGPIICSLARAIREDIKAAAEALQPAAHPRIHVFLSTSDIHLKYQLKKTRDQVLAIAEEAIAYAKSFVQDVEFSPMDASRTEPEFLYQVLSTAIAAGATTINIPDTVGICTPKEMEKLIQGIRKNVANIEQVILSVHTQNDLGLATANALAAIENGVRQVECTINGIGERAGNAALEEIVMALQVRKPYYNPYLGRPVESEAPLVNIKTQEIYKTSCLVSQLTGIAVQPNKAIVGANAFAHESGVHQDGVIKHRETYEIMNAADIGLPENRIVLGKHSGRNAFRSKLQELGFDLNEADFNKAFIRFKEVADKKKEMTDWDIEAIVRDETQIQVESGFQLEHVQVTCGDCTCPTATITIVTPNGEIVTDAAVGTGPVDAVYKAIARMVRVSSQLVEYSVQSVTEGIDALGTVTVRLRHQNRIFSGQSSDTDIVVASAYAYINAVNRLYRYLQSSKGNEPLSSSFTTSVKYLI, from the coding sequence ATGAGCATTTCCTCCACAGACCGAATCGTTATCTTCGACACCACACTTAGGGATGGCGAACAATCACCTGGCGCAACACTTAACGTAGAAGAGAAGTTAGCGATCGCTCACCAACTAGCTCTTCTCGGAGTGGATGCGATAGAAGCCGGATTTGCGATCGCAAGTCCGGGAGACTTTGAAGCCGTCAGAACCATAGCCGAACAAGTTGGTGGGGTACCGGGTGGACCCATCATTTGCAGTTTGGCAAGAGCCATTCGCGAGGATATTAAAGCTGCTGCAGAAGCACTGCAACCGGCGGCTCATCCCAGAATTCACGTTTTTCTGTCCACATCAGATATTCATCTCAAATACCAGTTAAAAAAGACCCGCGACCAAGTACTGGCAATAGCTGAAGAAGCGATCGCCTATGCCAAGTCCTTCGTACAAGATGTAGAATTTTCACCGATGGATGCAAGCCGCACCGAACCAGAGTTTCTTTACCAAGTCTTATCCACTGCAATTGCAGCTGGTGCTACCACAATCAATATTCCCGATACCGTTGGAATCTGCACGCCAAAAGAAATGGAAAAGTTGATTCAAGGGATTAGGAAAAACGTAGCCAATATAGAACAGGTGATTCTTTCGGTTCACACTCAAAACGATTTGGGTTTAGCCACAGCCAATGCACTAGCAGCAATTGAAAACGGAGTGCGCCAGGTAGAATGCACCATCAATGGTATTGGAGAACGTGCTGGCAATGCTGCATTAGAAGAGATTGTTATGGCTTTGCAGGTTCGCAAACCCTATTACAATCCCTACTTGGGTCGTCCTGTAGAAAGTGAAGCCCCTTTGGTCAATATCAAAACTCAAGAAATTTATAAAACTTCCTGCTTGGTTTCTCAATTGACAGGGATCGCAGTACAACCAAATAAGGCGATCGTTGGAGCTAACGCCTTTGCTCATGAATCAGGAGTTCACCAAGATGGTGTGATTAAGCACCGAGAAACTTACGAAATCATGAATGCTGCGGACATCGGGTTGCCAGAAAATCGGATCGTGTTGGGTAAGCACTCAGGGCGCAACGCCTTCCGGAGCAAGCTGCAAGAATTGGGGTTTGACCTGAACGAAGCAGACTTTAACAAAGCCTTCATCAGGTTTAAAGAAGTTGCTGATAAGAAAAAAGAAATGACCGATTGGGATATTGAGGCTATTGTGCGAGACGAAACCCAAATTCAAGTAGAAAGCGGTTTTCAGTTAGAACACGTACAAGTCACCTGTGGAGATTGTACTTGTCCGACAGCAACTATCACAATTGTGACTCCAAATGGAGAAATTGTGACTGATGCTGCGGTAGGTACAGGTCCGGTGGATGCAGTGTATAAAGCGATCGCTCGGATGGTGCGGGTATCGAGCCAATTAGTTGAGTATTCCGTCCAATCTGTGACAGAAGGAATTGATGCTTTGGGAACCGTTACCGTTCGCCTGCGCCATCAAAACCGCATTTTCTCCGGACAGTCCTCCGACACGGACATTGTTGTTGCATCAGCTTACGCTTATATCAATGCAGTCAATCGTCTTTATCGTTACTTGCAATCTTCCAAAGGAAACGAGCCTTTGAGTTCATCTTTCACAACATCAGTAAAATATCTCATCTAA
- a CDS encoding GntR family transcriptional regulator: MNLNDLAANVLQQQRSTPDVIADTLREAILRGILQEGQSLRQDEIATKFGVSRIPVREALRQLEAEGLVTFHLNRGAMVSVLSPNEVQEICEIRSALEVMAIQLAIPNLAESNLEKAAMILDEINRVTDATSWAKQNWEFHAALYTLANRPRLLKMIQNLHTNMFRYAHRQMEQVDYLESSQKEHYQLLDACRQKDTKAAVKILKRHIDAAANQLQP, translated from the coding sequence ATGAATTTAAACGACCTAGCCGCCAACGTGCTGCAACAGCAACGCAGCACCCCAGATGTCATTGCCGATACCTTACGAGAAGCAATTCTGCGAGGAATTCTTCAAGAAGGTCAATCTCTCAGACAAGATGAAATCGCCACAAAATTTGGAGTCAGCCGCATTCCTGTGAGAGAAGCTCTGCGACAACTAGAAGCAGAAGGATTGGTCACGTTTCATCTGAATCGAGGGGCGATGGTATCGGTACTGTCACCAAATGAAGTGCAGGAAATTTGTGAAATTCGTTCCGCTTTAGAGGTGATGGCCATTCAACTCGCAATTCCCAACCTAGCTGAATCCAATTTAGAAAAAGCAGCGATGATTCTGGATGAAATCAATCGAGTCACAGATGCAACTTCCTGGGCGAAGCAAAATTGGGAATTTCATGCAGCGCTCTACACCTTGGCAAATCGACCTCGATTGCTGAAAATGATTCAAAACTTACATACGAATATGTTTCGCTATGCTCACCGACAGATGGAACAAGTAGATTATTTGGAAAGCAGCCAAAAGGAACACTATCAACTTTTAGATGCTTGTCGTCAAAAAGATACAAAAGCTGCTGTTAAAATATTGAAACGACACATTGATGCAGCTGCAAATCAACTACAACCATAA
- a CDS encoding iron uptake porin: MNDIGLLMAGVLAAGLPSAPKVPEQPPVKAKEEANRAAISEVTQVIPPAEMALPEFMPLDGSSSTTPLAIKIKSKKITSEITEKIYPQTPYSLVQAVETLRDREDKEDKGDKVEFSPLSTPSPEDDPMSQVTSVSQLGDVQPSDWAFSALQSLVERYGCIAGYPDRTYRGDRAINRYEFAAGLAACLETINELIGKSTEGALTNEDLILLEKLQSEFQAELNAIQERVTSLEGRTSQVAKNQFSTTTKLVGQVIFGLQGSNKANIDLFPRDGVPERDAQTNVTFASNVQLTLATSFTGKDLLLTGLSAGNSGSNAPFVFTNMGRLGYELDTEKDLVLNELSYRFPVSDNFGIVVGTAGVNPSNTFRGINPLEGSGEGAISLFGQRNPILAIGNGTGGIGFDWQISDRISLQGVYSSEIPSFPSNGQAAGLFGGRYTAGVQLSLAPTNNIDLGVHYLYSHSPDGLLGSGIGDAQLISPFAPSVAFNTHAVGATVAWRVNPNFQLGGWGGWTFSNPEELSGSVKTTNWMAFAAFPNLLRQGNLGGILVGQPPKITSSTLPEGYNLPNFSEGGTPGGRSDSTLHLELFYRAQLNDYLSITPGLLVLFNPDHNSANDTLVIGTVRATFRF, encoded by the coding sequence ATGAACGACATTGGTCTGCTAATGGCGGGCGTGTTGGCAGCAGGGCTACCATCTGCCCCGAAAGTGCCAGAGCAGCCACCAGTAAAGGCAAAAGAAGAGGCGAACAGAGCAGCAATATCTGAGGTAACTCAAGTTATTCCACCTGCTGAAATGGCATTACCCGAATTTATGCCACTGGATGGTAGTTCTTCAACTACCCCGTTAGCTATAAAAATAAAAAGTAAAAAAATAACTAGTGAAATTACTGAGAAAATTTATCCTCAAACCCCTTACAGTCTAGTACAAGCAGTAGAAACACTGAGGGACAGGGAGGATAAGGAGGACAAGGGGGACAAGGTAGAATTTTCTCCCTTGTCTACCCCCTCTCCAGAAGACGATCCCATGTCCCAAGTCACATCTGTGTCGCAACTGGGTGATGTCCAACCTTCTGATTGGGCTTTTAGTGCTTTGCAATCTTTAGTAGAACGCTATGGTTGTATTGCTGGATATCCCGATCGCACCTATCGAGGCGATCGAGCTATCAATCGTTATGAATTTGCTGCGGGATTGGCGGCTTGCTTGGAAACAATCAATGAATTGATTGGCAAGAGCACAGAAGGGGCTCTGACTAATGAGGATTTAATTTTACTAGAAAAATTACAATCGGAATTTCAGGCGGAGCTAAACGCAATTCAGGAGCGTGTGACTTCTTTAGAAGGTAGAACATCGCAAGTAGCAAAAAATCAGTTTTCCACAACAACGAAACTTGTCGGACAAGTTATTTTTGGCTTGCAAGGCTCTAACAAGGCTAATATTGATTTGTTTCCTAGAGATGGTGTTCCAGAACGCGACGCACAAACAAATGTCACATTTGCAAGTAACGTACAGTTAACACTGGCGACTTCATTTACGGGAAAAGATTTATTATTAACTGGTCTATCTGCAGGAAATTCAGGCTCTAATGCACCATTTGTATTCACCAATATGGGACGCTTGGGTTATGAACTGGATACAGAAAAAGATTTAGTGCTGAACGAGTTGTCTTACCGATTTCCTGTCTCTGATAACTTTGGCATTGTTGTTGGGACAGCTGGTGTTAACCCAAGCAATACCTTCCGGGGTATTAACCCTTTAGAAGGTTCTGGAGAAGGAGCTATCTCTTTATTTGGTCAGCGCAATCCTATTTTGGCAATCGGTAATGGAACGGGTGGCATAGGTTTTGACTGGCAAATCAGCGATCGCATCAGTTTGCAAGGAGTCTACAGTTCGGAAATTCCCAGCTTTCCCAGTAACGGTCAAGCAGCAGGACTCTTTGGTGGTAGATACACAGCTGGTGTTCAGTTAAGCCTTGCACCAACTAACAACATCGATTTAGGAGTTCACTATCTTTACTCCCACTCTCCTGATGGCTTGTTAGGAAGTGGTATCGGTGATGCTCAATTAATCTCTCCTTTTGCACCATCTGTTGCCTTCAACACTCATGCTGTAGGCGCAACTGTGGCGTGGCGTGTCAATCCCAACTTTCAATTAGGTGGTTGGGGAGGTTGGACTTTTTCAAATCCAGAAGAACTTTCTGGAAGCGTAAAAACAACTAACTGGATGGCATTTGCTGCATTTCCTAACTTACTCCGCCAAGGCAATCTCGGGGGAATTCTTGTCGGTCAACCACCTAAAATTACCTCCAGTACCCTGCCAGAGGGATACAATCTTCCCAACTTTTCCGAAGGAGGAACACCAGGAGGGCGCAGCGACAGTACATTACACTTAGAGCTTTTTTATCGCGCCCAATTGAACGACTATTTATCAATCACTCCAGGCTTGCTAGTTCTTTTCAACCCAGATCACAACTCAGCTAACGATACTTTAGTGATTGGAACAGTGAGAGCAACGTTCCGGTTTTAA